In Coffea arabica cultivar ET-39 chromosome 9e, Coffea Arabica ET-39 HiFi, whole genome shotgun sequence, the genomic window TCTCAACATGAACTGAAAAGgggcaaaaggaaaaaaaaaaggggtaatTCAGCTTGTAGGGATATTATTCAAGCTAAACATGAGTTCCCTAGCACCCACGAGGTTGATCCAGTGATAACAGCAGTTCTTTGGGACATAAAAGGTCCTAAGATCGAAACTGCATTTTGGAGCACCTGTGACTCGCCCGAAAAAACGTTGTGTGGAACCGCAGCGTTTCCCTCCAGTTTGGTGTATTGGCTCAGGTCCAAAAGGCTCGGATCGAGACATGTTCCGGGTTAAAACAAAATGAGTTCCCTAATTTGTCAaattttctcctttctttttgtAAAGCTTAGAATTCCCTTGAACCCACacgtgtgtgtgtatatatatatagagacaCACATCCCAATCTGAAAATTCCAACACCAAGGTGTGTAAAACATACAGTGAATTCCCTATATACAGACTAGACAACAGGCAGACGTGAGAATCTTTGCATGTTTCCTCTCCAGGTATCCTGTGAATTGGGCCATTGTTTTTCATTGGTTATGTCTGTCAGTTAAGTATCTTGCAGTCTTCTGAGGTTAACTGTGATCcagtaaaattgaaaattctgAAGGAGTACCGCACCTCTTGCTCAATGTTTTCAAGGTATCTTGACAGTTCGCATGTACAACTTGTACAGAGAAACTCCATTTCAGAAGTAAATGTCAGTTTGCTTCGACTGTGCTTTAATGTCTTTCAGCTTCTTTAGTATGTTTGCGAAGTAATCCTGCAGATACTTCTCTAGTGTGATGATGTCTTTTGCATCGACACCAAGAAGTGAATATGTCTCGGCCATTGCCACTGAGAAGATGGTATCACTTGTGAGTACCTAGGGATGTCAAAACAGGAAAAATTAGCATTGATTTCTAAACAGAAGTTTGGCAAAAGGTTCTTCTCTAAGCAGCGGTATACAGACATGTAGAAATGCAGTAATCTTCACCAATGTTTGAcggtaaaaaaacaaaaaaaattcactttaaaGCGAGCACCTCACTGCATCATGTTAAGGTGAAATTTAGCAGAGGAAGGGGTGTATCTGTGTGTGTGAATCTGGTAGTTACAATACAAACTAAGAAGCACAGCGCTATTTGTTCtccattttattttctattgaATTTTGGGTTATACTTGTAGATAAAAACCAAAGTAAATCTTCAGTGTGTTACAATCTCAAATTCATTTTCATGATAAGATTCGTTCCTTTCAAAGCAGATTAACATCCTCGGCGCATAAAATAGTGAAACGAAATGGGATAGAAAGTAAATTACCTCTGAAAATGCCAATCTATCAGCCACATCATTTGTCCACTCAAATAATCGAGTCAGCTGGCGTGTCAATCTCAGGATTGAGACAGGCACTGTGGTCACATTTGCATCCTGCCCGGCAAGCCTCTCACACAATGTTATCACCTGTAATTAAAGAAGAAGCCCTTAACATAAGAACAAACTTAACACCCATGGAATTAACTGGATACATTTTAACAgatatatatattagtatatCTAAATGTACAATACTCACTTCAGCAGTGAACTTTATAGCAAATGAAATACAGCTCACAAGAGTCAGCAAAGATGCTTTAGGCGTTCTTTACGCTACATGTTCTTGAAAACCATAAGCATGCTTACACAGGAATTCAGCTAAGAGAACAGGAAACTGGGAAGGAATTTACACAGAGTATATTTGAATGGAGAAAGCTTTTAAACTAGTCGATTCTTGGTGAATAAAATACTTAATTTGGGAGGTAGTCAAAGCGTCAAGAGTGACAAGAAACCACAACCGTGCATGTACTTTCTAAAAtgaatttcatggtttgaagcATCCATCTTTACCTCTTGGGTCGTCCATGCACGAGGCCCTGCAAATGTTAGAAGCTTCCCATTTATGTTCTCATTGCGAAGAGCTATAAATGTTAATCGAGCAATGTCCTGCAACACAGAAGCGCATTTTTAGGTATCAATAGTGTTAAAGAAACCGAACAATGTTGGATCCTACCGAAATACAAATTTACTTGTGTGTCCATATATGCTATTCGTGTAGGAGCATCAGTTCCCCACACAGATTTTTCCTCCAAGATGGGGACAGCATATTGCCCaatcaggccctggacaaagaGATGTATAATCAGGTGTCAGTGAAGGTTGTTGGAATCAGTGTTTCGATTATTCTTCtgttttttgggaaaaaaggaACATAGCACACGGGACGCTTTGAATGCACAGAAAGAATTGAAGCGGAAAATACGATATCGAATTTGCGGGAAAATTCTTACGAAACTTCCTTTGCTTCATACTGGCTGCCACAAGCATTTATGAAATGTGTAAGGCAATATCTAGTGTAATTAGATTCAAACACTTTACgtgtattattttttattttattttatttttaagaaagggaaggggaagtggaggTGGGGGAAGCAAGAAGTGGGGAAATGAGAAGGGGATCCAAATGTAAGAAGAAGAAACAAGGCCCTCGGATAGGAAAATGTTATAGTCAGTGTGGCGACATCTGGTGGCTTGATTCAGATTCAAACAAATTGGTGGTGTCGGAAGGAGGAGTAACAAAATCACAAAGTTaagcgataaaaaaaaaaaacacttacaTAAAAACAAGTTTATTGCAAAAGGCTATAAGCATTGAGAGGAAACATTGCAGAATGTGTAAGAGAATTAGGTagttaaagcaaaaaaaaaaaaaaaaagaggaagcttgaaatgaagatAGGTAGAGGAACCTGCCTGCATGAAACCACATAAGCGAATAATAATGTGGTTGAGGCCAATATCCCTGAGGAATTTCTCAGTGCAGTATTTAATCTCCATGAGGGGAACCTCGGGATGCTTGTCGCAGTTGTGGATGGAGTAGAAAATAAATTTCTGAATACCCATGGCTTTTGCACACTGGATAAGAGCAACTTTGCCTTCCCAATCTACCTAAAATGTAGAAGGTGGAAGTAAAATACTAGAACTAGTTAAAAATCGAAGAGCAATCAACAGAAATGGAACAGGTATGTGAATGGACCAAGTAGTAATAGCATATAGTAGTAATAGGGGGTTTGGAATAAGCAGCAACGGCAACGGCTCCCTCCGGGCCCGCGGACCGGGAGGGGGGCAGTAGTAGCATGGATAGAAGTGGATACAGTTTTGATAGGTTCCTCAGGACGGCCAGTAGCACAGTCGATGACAGTGTGAATGCCAACCAAGGTTGCAGGAATCGTCTCGGGTTTGCTCAGGTCAGCCTGCTCAGGAAAAACAATGAATCAGccggaaaagaaagaagagggaaGAATGGAAACAgagatttaaatttaaatttttttttaaaaaaagaagaatacaTTGACGACGGTGGCGCCCCAGTCGCGAAGGAAATCAGCAGGGGCAGGTCGAGGCCTGACCAGGCACCTCACGTCGTAACCCTCGTCCAGGGCCCTCCTCACTATCTGCCTTCCCAGCGTCCCCGTGGCCCCCACCACCAGGACGCTGGTCGGCCTCACCGGCGTACCGGGTCCCAAATTCACCACCTCCGCCGTCGCCGCAGCGTTACACCTCGTCATTCTTCTAATTCTGTGTCTTCTAgcggaagaagaggaagaagaagaagagcaaGGCAGAGCATTATTAGCTAAAGTGCGGCGCCAGGACAATGAACTAATAACTCCCTTGCTACTACTGGAACTGGAATTGGAATTGTTGGTGGTCTCCAGCTGCTGCTGCTGAATTCTGAAATTGATTGCATGTTGTAACacagaagaggaggaggaggccaTTTTCATTTTAAGGCaaactcgaaaaaaaaaaagaaaaaaaaatgctcctCAGTTATATGTCTACAAGAAGAGCGATTTGCTTTTGGTTGGGAGTTGGGATTCAATTTCCA contains:
- the LOC113709298 gene encoding protein HIGH CHLOROPHYLL FLUORESCENCE PHENOTYPE 244, chloroplastic-like, whose product is MKMASSSSSVLQHAINFRIQQQQLETTNNSNSSSSSSKGVISSLSWRRTLANNALPCSSSSSSSSARRHRIRRMTRCNAAATAEVVNLGPGTPVRPTSVLVVGATGTLGRQIVRRALDEGYDVRCLVRPRPAPADFLRDWGATVVNADLSKPETIPATLVGIHTVIDCATGRPEEPIKTVDWEGKVALIQCAKAMGIQKFIFYSIHNCDKHPEVPLMEIKYCTEKFLRDIGLNHIIIRLCGFMQGLIGQYAVPILEEKSVWGTDAPTRIAYMDTQDIARLTFIALRNENINGKLLTFAGPRAWTTQEVITLCERLAGQDANVTTVPVSILRLTRQLTRLFEWTNDVADRLAFSEVLTSDTIFSVAMAETYSLLGVDAKDIITLEKYLQDYFANILKKLKDIKAQSKQTDIYF